Part of the Poecilia reticulata strain Guanapo linkage group LG2, Guppy_female_1.0+MT, whole genome shotgun sequence genome is shown below.
AGGCTAGAGTTTGTGAGTTGGATTATAAGAAAGATTACTCATATTTTCAAGgcatcacataaaaaaactgttAGGAAAAGAAAACTCTATTTGATCTCAGAGAACTCTTATCAAAATTGGATTTCGAGGTTTCATAAAGCAAACTTCTACCCACTGTGAACTCAtattgaagaaatgaaaaacctgCCAGGAtactttttcctttgtttttcacttcttCCTCTATGCTAAAGTTCAAATTTGAAAGAGTAGGCTGCTTTATGAATTTGTAGGGCACACGGTAGATGTACCAATAAATGGgtctttcttcttttatagTTCTCTTTCATTATTCAGAATGTCATTACATTTCTCACCTTGTACTCCCGTTTCTGGCCCTTTGAAGTGAAAAACCGTCCCCTGTGCAGTCGTAAATAACGACGGGCAAAGTGGTTCATTTCTCCCCAGAGGAGAGTTTCAAAGGCTGCTGCACGCTGGCCACTCGTGGTCAAAGGAGTTGCTCCTGTTAAGGTTTAAAAGTTAAGGTCAAGTCAAGGAGGAAGCAGCATGACATAAAATATCATTATTGCTGTTGAAATAACTGACAGAAAGCTACAAGATTTACGCAGATGACAACAGCAGACAGCAAACTTTACAGAGAACATACACTTTATCTTGTTATTGAATTAGCTAAGAAGcattaaaagaaagtaaaaataacttcCAGATTACATCACCACAAAAGCATTTACCCTTGTTTCTCATGGATGGTCACAGCATATTGTTTTTGCCttcttctttaattttattgcatggaaaacaaataaatatctgcAACTATCCATCGTGCTTTGTGCTCATTTTATGTggaatatataaataaaaacatggttaAGTTTATTTCGAGCAAGATCTGCAGGAGAACATTTGGAGTTTAAATCAACAAATGGGGGGTTTGTTGGATGGTGGTTGGGTGACAGACTGTAAGAAATCACCTTCCCATGCTTTACCTCTGCAGGAATTCATTCTTTTttatctaactttttttttaacttatggTCTAAAAGTCCAAGAAATATATAGATACTCCCCACTGCAATGATAGCAAATAGAATGAATTTCCTGTTTGAAAAATGACTTTGCTCCAGGTGCATTCAGCACACTGGGGTAGCAAACCAATATGTTTCTGTAGCAACAACTGTAAATAACTGTAGTTCTGGTTATATGTTTATTGTCCTTAAACCTCTAAGAAGGTTTACAAAACCTAGCTGTAAGTAAACGGAGATGAAATTACAAGAAGAGTCCATCAAGTAATTCTGCGACTTCAAAACAATCATgcactacttttttttctaYATGTGGACAAACCTGAAAGGAGCCGTACATAAAAGACAATCCAGGAAAATCACAGGATAAGAAGACTGTTGCATTGGTACCAGAGTTCAGAGTCTGAACTGAAATAACCTGAGCAAATGTCTAATATTTAAGGATGTGAGTCTTGGCAAATTGCGTGATCTTGCAGCGTGCCCAAATATTTGCCTTGGGCTTGATTTGAAACTGCGGGAGCttaacctttaaaaaacaagcttgcttaaaaaaatatctaaaaaatatatgatgTTTAAAGTTGTGCTGTTTAGATGAAattttatctgttatttttctttttttttttttacttttggtctATAGGCTCCAAAGCCCAGACTTCTCATTATTACtcttttgcttaatttttatcagctttacaaatatttactgAAGGTCCTATTATGAGGGATACTTTTGCTGAATGGGCAAATAAACTTAATCTAACATGAGCACAAAGCCCTTTGTCCCTTTCTGAGACAAAGGGTTCTGTAGTTAATGATTACACACTAGGAAACCCTAATGACTTTTTACAGCTGCTGCATTCTCAAATTGTATCAGCAATGATATGTGGGGAaacgtttacatttttaaaccaatGAAACCATCTGAANNNNNNNNNNNNNNNNNNNNNNNNNNNNNNNNNNNNNNNNNNNNNNNNNNNNNNNNNNNNNNNNNNNNNNNNNNNNNNNNNNNNNNNNNNNNNNNNNNNNNNNNNNNNNNNNNNNNNNNNNNNNNNNNNNNNNNNNNNNNNNNNNNNNNNNNNNNNNNNNNNNNNNNNNNNNNNNNNNNNNNNNNNNNNNGGTCTCTATTTGTTTTCTCAGGCCTGCAGAATGCACTTCTGGTGATCAGAGAGGGGAAggtttttaattaagaaaacacaTTGACTGGTTTGCGTTGAGATCTTAATTATCCGCCTCTACACAGGAAAACRTTAAAGAAGAAAAGCGTGCATGTCTTTATTGTTCCTGTGTTTTTAAGTGCaggttaaaggttaaataaagGCTTCTAGCCAAAAGTTGAAGRYATTTYCTCTTAAATGCTTTGAGACATACTTTTATGTAGATAACCACTGGTGAAACGTGAAATATAAATGCTCTTGGTGCGTCTGRTGAAAAATAAAGATAGAGGTGTTATAAGGGTTTAATCCAGGTTTAAATTTRCCAGTCATTTTAGACCaattttctttgtattgtgGTTGTGAGTTTAAATCAGATGCGTGCAAAATGCTGCTGCAACAGACAGATGCTTTTTGACCTCTTCTACCTCTATCTCCTTTCCCCTTTCCTCCCCTATGCCTCTTCAGTCATCTGTAAGAAAAGATGAGTGTCAAGTAACTTGTTGTACAATTCATAACTGGGCTCATTTCCATAAGTCATGCAAGAGTGTAATCTTCCATTRTAGAGTGCAAGCTGAGCTACCAGCAMRATTCTATCCATCACACTACGTGGATASTCTTAAATCTGAAKTTTTCCAATCATACRGCCAGCTGTAAGCATGGTGGCTGTTGTAGAATGCTGTGGGCCGGTTTTTCCTCCAAAGGCTCTTTGAATCTTTCACTTACTAGGACATTTTAGATTAGAATCTCGTGGTctctgccagaaaactgaaaatRTATTATCACTGGATCTTTCAACAAGTTYGTAATCACAAAACAGTACTAATGATGAAAGAAATTGCTCACCACAAGCAAGGTCACATTCTTATTTTACTATCTCAGTTCCCAGAATAGAAAGCTATCAGAAAGCTGCGGTGTGAGTTGAAGAGAAGAGAACAATAGAAAGAATAGCCAAGAAATATCTCTGCAAACACAGTAAAATATGTCAGGACCAGGTTAAACTGTCCTATTGATAAAACAGGGTTAAAACAACAGGAGTCCCAATYTTTGGAGTGTCAAAGATTTAGTGAAGAACAGAAGAATAAGTTAGTACTGAAatcaaatattgtatttttcctGAATAAAATTAACACAGAGATTGGGCTGCTCTAACAAAAGAGAAACCTGTTTCAAGGCATTTTGCACTTTTATACCAGTGGTGCTAATACGTGTCAAAGTTGCTGTAAATGGTTAATAAGGCCCTGAAAATCTCCTCCAGTGCCATTAGTCAcatgtaaaacacaaacaaatctcAACCTCCTGGGATTAAACTGAACTCAACAAGCAGGAGCAGAAATCCTaatggaggaaataaaaacgggtattaattttttttttaaaaaaaggacaagtGTCAGGAAAATAAACAGGCCTGttattttctgcagctgttcaATATCTGGAAATCCCTTGAAATGGCTGCAAATAGTAGACACACGATAATTCAGTGTAAGTAGGAGGGTGGGATTGATTACACTTCAGTTTTTGTCACCATAAGCACATACTTGTCCTGATGTGCTgctaaagacacatttttaactGTCAGCACAGATGACTGAGATTCCGGAATGCATGCAGTGTGAAACTCTTGATCCACAAGCTCATTAGGGCTtcaacagatttatttccaATGGAAAAAAGTGCATATTTTCAGGCTTTTCATCATGCACAAACATCCTAAATCAGCTTTTAGCTAAATAAGCCACCTTCTGTAGCAACAATGAATAATTAAATGCTGGATTAGCTTTGCACTGCTAATGGCCTCATTTatacttttatgtaaaaatctttccattattaatgataaaatatctCCACATCTCTTGCTTAGTCTTAAATAAAccctttttaaactgaaaatgtttgagggTTCTtctcattgattttatttttttccttgtgcTTCGTGGAAAATGTCTTCCCGTGTGCCATCAGTAAAAGGAAATRCTTCAAACATGACATCGCTTCTACTGATTCGGATAGRaaagtgttttgtttttagtccgTGTCAACagagaacaacaaaacatcCGAAAAATGAGTACGAGTTGCATTCCTGACCAGTTCCGCCTCCATCTGATAAACCAAAGYGGGGAAGTAAGATGTTGTTAATAGTGACCTGAAGTAAACAGAAGCTCGTCATTGACTGAATCAAGCACAAAGCGCTAAAAGTGTTTTGAAGCAAATGTGAGCTGCAATCTAATCAGTCAGAATGGGGAGAGCAATAGCTTTGAGCTTGATCCAGATCATTCAAACACTCCTAAATTTTCATTTTGCTAAAATTCACTTAATGAGCCGAAGCAAATCGTCTCTCCTCGACCTTGTCTCTGCACAATCAAAGCCACTTTGAAGGGCCTTGGTAAACACAGCTCTATAAATTTGCAGCTACAGCAACACACCACAATATGTCTGTCAAAGCCCAAAGAGTGTTTTACTATCTTTCTTAGAATCCCATGAGGCCCAGATTCTCTGTGGCGCCGTCCTACTCTGTCTCAGCTCCGCTTAAAGACGACATACATCATGTCTGACCTCGTGGTAACGCACTCCAGGCTACCAGTGCTTCCATCATCCCGGTAGTAATGCAAGAAGCAGGCAAAAACCCATAAATGTCCAAATCTGCTAAGRCTGCCTGAGTAAATCAGTGGTGTTCTTTGTGGATTGACTCCCAGCAGAGAAGTTTATTAACACCTTAACCTCCCTGCTCCTTAAATCAATGCAACTTCCACACCCCTCTGAGAAACATTCAAACTATTCCAGTGGGGTGCAGCTGAGACTGGGGAAGGGGACATGAGAAAACCCCGTGAAGAGGAGGAATGAAGAAATTATAGAACTTAAAACACCATCATTTATAAGACTGGAGTTAATTAAAGCTTRCCCGTATTTTATTAACTCAGAGCTGTTTATTCTTGCATATACTGAGGTCCAAAAGTGTTGCTGATGATTTATCATTTGTGTCTCTGAATGCAGTTAATTGGCagtaattatttgaaatatgcACGCTCTCAGAAAAGCTTTCATGCTACTTGAATTGTTTTCCAATCAAGATGTTAGCGTCTTGATTTGTAAGCCTTCgcatttgtttttcactgctAGACTTCCATGTCAGGTTCAGTCTTGAGTTGAGTCGCCACAGTGTTTAAGGATGTTCTCTGTAAAAATCAGCATAGGTTCAGTTAGATTGGAAATAGAGCAGCTTTGAATATCAGCTATCAAGTCTTGTCACATTTTCCCTTGTATCTGTAGGTTTAATGGTTTCGTCCTGCTGGAAGTTTCACCTCTGCTCTGATCTGTTATGATGTTCTTTCTGCACTGACTTTCTTTTTACTGCTGCTCCACAAGGGCCACAACTGTGAATTCCATGACTAATAGCTGTCATGCCATTCTCTCACTAGAGCTGTGGATCTATGCAGCTTTTTCCAGAGTCGACAtgctcttggctgcttctctgattaatgctctccttgcctGGCCTTTCAGTACAGGTTGACGGCCAAGAGATGTCTTGATCGGGTGASAGTTGTGCCATATTCTTTCCATTCTCACATTTAAAGAACACTGAACCCGGATTTCGAAGCTGAGATATTGCGTTTGACACAAATTGCCTGTCTACTGTGTCTGTTGGTCTTCGTGTTACTATTTCTTCACTGATGGTTTCTAACAAACCACTGAGGCATCCACAGAACAACATAAACAGCTGTAGCCAAGAGGAAACTCTAGCAGTGCATAGAAGcattacaaaacaaaccaaagcagagagaaaacRGAAGCCGAGRCAAAACTGAGAAGTTTGGCAGTTTTCRGATTGTTACATCAGCTGGAAATAGTATGCAGATGTTgtcattatattttattctttattccagattattattttttcaccaGTAGCTGTCGYTTTAATGGAGTTGTTACTGCCAGGCTCATTCAcacctaaataaaattgaaagaGGCACGAGTTGTTTGTGCATTATTTAGGCGCCATCTAGTGTTAAAAGAATAGTATTatctcatttttaaagcagaagtGTGGCGCAGAGGGAACgtagaaatgtaacaaatagtCATTAACGGTCAAAGTACAAACGGAAGTTATCGTTTTACCTAAAAATTAAAAGTCTTAAGAAATAAATGGGCTGGAGGAAATGGATAGTTTGTTAATTATTAGATCTCCTATAGACAAGTAWAACATGTTGAAGAAGTATATGTCAGTTGGATTTGTTTGGGgtagaaaatgttaataaagcATCTGACAAATCTATTATGActgatgtttcaaaaataaaagtattaatcCACCAGAGCAGYTTATCTACCTTCGTCTCATCATATTCTTTGCATACTCACATGATAAACTTTCTCTGAAGCCTTGTCTTTATCCTCCCAGGCAACTCCATCTTCAACATTCTTGTCCAATGTATTCACTATATCTCTCCCCCAAATccaaattatttcagtattaCCTCTTTAACTTTGCCTCAAAATCTGAGCTGTCTCCCTAATATGCTCATTACTTAGTTTGTACCACTGCCTTCAGACCATACATCATAGCAGGTGTGACTACCACTCGCCACTATTTGTGATGACAAATCCACCTTTGTGGGCCTTTGTGTCTGTCTGCTCCACACAGACTGTGCTCTTCTCCCTAGAGGATACCTTCACACCAGGCTCTCTTCAAAATATTGCCGGTAGGCATCATACTGAATAGATTCATCTTTATTAAGTGCTATATAACACATCGGAACTTTCTTTCTATATTTGTTGTAACTATATCTAAGCCATAACTTGTTTGGGGTTCTCaccaaataatgttttgtttcatataGTTAAATTTATCAAGAcaagtgttttaaataactgaCCAGTGTAAAACGGTGTGAATagacaaatggaaaaaacaaaacaaaaacgaaagTCCATTTGTCTTTTAACATGTAATTACAAACTTTCTGCATGCACttaaaatctcaaattaaaaatgaataaacatggTTTTTGTTGGCTAATTCTACAGGACGTATGTTGAAAAAGGCTTTATACTGAACTACAGTAACAACAACTGAAAGTTGAAGATATAATGTctctacattttttaaagcttcCACCTCAAACAACCTGATTTAAGTGCtagttagattttttaaaaatgacatttcccCGTTTTAGACACGTTaattaattgcttttattttaaaggtccCAACCGGAAGCTCTACCATGTTACGCTTAGCTAGACTCGCAGCTAGCGTGCCCCGGCTGCAGGCACATCCCACCAACAGCAGGCACAGCATGGCATACAGTGCGAAGATAGGTCCGTCTATCCTGAGCAGCGACCTGTCCTGTTTGGGCAGCGAGTGTGTCCGGATGATGGAGAGCGGGGCGGACTATCTGCACCTGGACGTCATGGACGGGTCAGTTTGTCCCTGGATGCATTAGCCAGCGTGCTAACTGCTAACAGGCTAAACACAAACTGAGAGCACAAGTTGGCTAATATCAGGAAGCTAAGTTAGAATAACAAATGTCAAGTCCTGAAAACtaagttttcattatttaactgaaagcatttaaaatatcttgttgatttttttttttaagttttaaatcttCTATACTGACTTAGGAGTTAAGTCTCCCTTAGTTTACAGGAACTGCTTAACTTTACACCATTGGGAGATTGCTCAACAAGCTGCTATTGTTTACCTTTAAAGGCACTTTGTCCCCAACATCACATTCGGCCACCCCATGGTGGAGTGTCTGAGGAAGACTGTAGGCCAGGATCCTTTTTTCGGTGAGAAAGGATTCATTCCAAAACATGCGACAACACATGCTCTTAATTATGAGCTGAATTAAGTCTGCTATGGCCTCTTTGCTCATTACTCTATTGACGTTTGCAGACATGCACATGATGGTGTCCCGGCCGGAGCAGTGGGTGAAGCCcatggctgcagctggagcCAGCCAGTACACCTTCCATTTAGAGGCCACCACCAACCCTGGAAACCTCATCAAGGAGATAAGGGAGAGTGGCATGAAAGTGAGTattatactaaaaaaaaaaaaaaacagacactaCAGCTTTGTTACATGAATAATATCCTCAGTTGTGGTTTCTAACATGTTATTGTCCTTAACCGCTCACATTGGCTTTAAActagtttaattaaaatcagtggtacaattcaaaaacagaactttACACTGGCATACATGACATCACAGTAGGCATAACATAGTTCATCAGACTTTTTTCAATGTACCCAActatattttttccattgtcATTTGCATGTTATAAGTCAAATTactccttcaaaaaaaaaataataataattgaccTGCATGTGACAACACTATACATTTCTGGAGAATGTGGCcattataaaacacacatatgAGGTTGCTGAAGAGGAATTGTGTCAACAGAATTGGCAAGATGtaactagaaaatttctgaagaaatttaaacggggCCTGCCGAAATGTGCCTGTCGGTTggaacccagcgttctgatgctaaaaattagcattgatgctaaagtaagctacaatgtaCTCAATAGTATGTGGACAGTCCcaagcatgttgagtaacaGGGACTTACTCcataaagtatgttaaaattagtgcaTAAGCTAAACTTAaccaaaatgctaatgtggGGTATACCTAtcatgttgtcttacattgacttcctccattcactGTGCTACATGgctaattaataaataaaatagctgAAAAACTTATTTCAGGGAAAGGCTACTGCTAATGTGGACAGTAGCGACTGCTAATGTGGGTAGTGCAAAAGTcttaacaagaagaaaaaagacactGGTTTTAAATACTGTATACAAATGATTAAGCACacaacttttttacttttacaaatgaGGAGTACAAACAAGATTACTATCAGAGGTGTTTTAAAGTGGCAGGGCAGTACAGGCAAGAGGCTCTATGAGCCGCTCTGGTTTGAGTGCACTactaatgtttgtgctaatgttaatgcacTGCCTTCtgagttttacttttgcaaaagtaaaaatcagacgTTTACTTCGTGGCACCAAACAACACGCTCATCTCTTACCAAAAAATTAACAagaaatattgttattgttcaaaaaacataagaattcTTCTGCTACTACTTACCTTATACTATTTGCTgtttaacaagaattgtgcagttggtgaatttttcagagaagggatttttttgttttgtttttcttggtaaatattttataaagcaGACATTCGTGGCAGTttgttaccaaaaaaaacaaacaaacaaaaacaaaacaaacaaacaaaaaaaacgcttgtctcttaacaccaaataaattatttataatacATAAGCTCTCTTGAAATACTGCATATCTGCTTAGACTGAAGTAATTTAAAGTTggtaaatttttcaaaaataaaaatctgatgtttacaATGTGgtacttggttaccagaaaaggcgctcatctcttagcaacagattaacaacaaatgttattgttcaaaaaacataagatttcttctgctcttttgaaatactacttgctatttaacaagaattgtgcagttgttgaatttttcaaaatcttatttatttttttttgtcattcgtGGTAAATTATAATTTACCACGAATAAATGGTAAATTGTCTGATTTATAATTTAGCAATTATAAATCAATTTATAATTGATTTATAATTATAAATCAGACATTCAACGCAAAAggtaaatctgatttatactccGTGGCACTTCGTTGCCAGGAAAAAACactcatctcttaacaccaaattaattattgtttatatgAAATGAGTTCTTTTAAAATTCTGCAAATCTGCTTGGACACAAGTAATTTACAGATAGCAAAtttagcaaaagtaaaaatcagagaTTTACTTcctggcacttggttaccagaaaacgctcatctcttagcaacagattaacaacaaatattgttattgttcaaagaatgtaagatttttttttctccacttttgaaatactacttaccTTATACTATTTTCTATTTAGCAAGAACTGTGCAGTTGTTAAGTCtttcagaaaagtgaaaatgtttttttttttgtcatttgtggtaaatatattataaaacaaaagtaaaagtctgatttatacttcgtggcaagtatatatagtttgttttataaacaaattaattattgtttataaaacttAAGCTCTTTtaaaatactgcttatctgcttagacacaaaaaatgtacagttggtaaatttttcaaaagtaaaaatctgatgtttttactGTGTGGTAACCACGTGTCACTTGGCTATCAGAAAAtgcactcatctcttagcaacagttGAACAACAagttttgttattgttaaaaaaaaaaaaaagatttcttcttctcttttgaaatacttACCTTATACTtcttaacaagaattgtgcagttggtgaatttttcagaaaagtgaaaatgttttttttgtcattggtggtaaatatattataaaacatatataCTTGTCTGTACTAAGTGTCCGCCAAGGTAGCGTCTCTGTAGTTCTAACTGGAagctctgctctcctctgtaGGAACTGAGTGTTTTGCCATCTCTGTTGTTCTCTACATCTCTGCCCTCCTCAGTGTTCTATTGCTATGGTAGTTAATCCTTTCTGAAAACTGTCATGTGAGAGACAGAGGGGGAAGCGTACTTGTAAAGTCTCCAGTTCTTTCCGGGAAA
Proteins encoded:
- the rpe gene encoding ribulose-phosphate 3-epimerase translates to MLRLARLAASVPRLQAHPTNSRHSMAYSAKIGPSILSSDLSCLGSECVRMMESGADYLHLDVMDGHFVPNITFGHPMVECLRKTVGQDPFFDMHMMVSRPEQWVKPMAAAGASQYTFHLEATTNPGNLIKEIRESGMKVGLAIKPGTTVEELAPWANQVDMALVMTVEPGFGGQKFMDDMMPKVSWLRSQFPSLDIEVDGGVGPDTIHKCAEAGANMIVSGSAVIGSDDPRSVIALLRTAVAEAIQKRSLDR